CTCAGGAAACATAGTAGTTCTATCAACACACATTCTTATGTGCATCCTTGCCAGGTACCCTTTCCTCCCAACAAGGAGAGGTTCCGGGTGCTTCACGGTGACCTTGGACGCAAAGCATCCCCTCAGAGGCTTCCCCTGGGTTCTGAGGTTCTCATTGGCCGAGTTTTTCATGTGGAGTCCTTGGTCACCACCCCCAGGGCCCTCCCAGGAAAACTTCTGATGGAAACACAATGATGCACTTGccacctctttctctgttgtCACTGCCTCATGCCTTATCCTGTGGATTTGAGATGGATTGAAAGAACAGTTTGAATTGGGAACTCTCCGGCCATCTCAATCATCCTTCTCCAATTTATTTTCCAGTAGAGATTGCAGCGGCTGGCAAACGGGTCCTTCTCATTGCAGAGGGACCAAGCagggtttcattttctttcttttttttttttttttccccatgaaattTCTGGATGAACGGAGACGCCGCGCTCTGTGTGCAGTAGAGGCGGGCGTGTCTTCTCTCATGGATCAAACACTCTGCGCAGGTCAACTCTATAAAGCAAAATCAGACCAGAAGCCTGCAGGGGCAGAAGGGGGTGTGGCAGGAGGGTGCAGGCGCTCCTTTTGGAGGGCCACCGCAACGAACGTGACACAGCGAGAGTCGGGCTAGGAGAGCCCGGGAAAGGCAGCTGACTAGGGGAGGGCGTGTGCGTGTCCAGAGCACTGGCTTGCGGGCAGCCCACTCCAACTCCACTACCCCAGGCCAGCGAAGAGTGTGATGCGGGAAAGGGGTGGAAGGGGGCAGCAGCAGGCGGGGCCTCGCCACGTCActtggagagtgtgtgtgtgtgcgtggggaAGGAAGGGCACAGCCTAGAACCGAGCCGCTGCAGCTGCAGTGGCAGCAGGGAAAGCTTGAGCCTTAGGGAGATAGGTTCCCGCGCCCCGCCAAGGTGGTGCCAGGGTCTTCTCCCAGGCCTGCGGCGCAGCTCCTAGGGAGGAGGTGGCGGCTGTGGCAGCTGCAGCGGCGACCTTGGCCAGACCCAGCCCGGCGCTGGACGCTGGGCGGAGGCCGAGCCCCGGCGGCCTGGAGTCCCTGGCGAGCCGGAGGGAGGCGCATCTGGAGTCTCAGTGTCCGCGGCAGCTAGGAGGTCCTAACTGCCGGAGAAGCGCGCCACGGGAGCCGCGAAGAGCTACTTCGCGTGGAGGACGTACCCAGGCGTCCAGGAGCTCGGAGCCCGCTCGGCGCGGGGCGAAGGCACGCGCGTCTTTGCGGGCAGCCAGTTCCACGCGCGCCAGTTGTCTGTTCCAGCCATTCTTCCGAGGCTCTCGCACCGAGGCGCGGGCTAGCTGGCAGCGTGGAGCCGGAGCCTCTGGATTCCGGGTCACCTCCTCGGAGCCAGCCTTGCAGGAGCCTCCGGACTTCGCGGCTAACGGATCCAGCTAGCTATCCGCCAGGTCAGCAGCCAGCCCCACCCCTAAGGATCGGGCGCAGCTGGGAGCAGAGAGACGGGTGCGGCGCTCCGGAGCTTGCGTCCTGGGTGTCGACCTAGCCGCGGAGAGCGCACCGCGGAGAGGGACATGAGGTCAGAGAAGTCCCTGACGCTGGCGGCTCCGGGGGAGGTCCGGGGACCAGAACAGGAGCAACAGGATGCCGGAGACTTCTCCGAGGCCGGCGCGGGCGGCGGCTGCTGCAGCAGCGAGCGCCTGGTGATCAACATCTCTGGGCTGCGCTTCGAGACGCAGCTGCGCACCTTGTCACTGTTTCCGGACACGCTGCTTGGAGACCCCGGCCGCCGCGTCCGCTTCTTCGACCCCTTGCGCAACGAATACTTTTTCGACCGTAACCGGCCCAGCTTCGACGCCATCCTGTACTACTACCAGTCCGGAGGTCGTCTGCGCAGGCCCGTCAACGTGCCGCTGGACATCTTCTTGGAGGAGATCCGCTTCTACCAGCTCGGGGATGAGGCTCTGGCCGCTTTCCGGGAGGACGAGGGCTGCCTGCCTGAGGGAGGCGAGGACGAGAAGCCCCTGCCCTCTCAGCCCTTCCAGCGCCAGGTGTGGCTGCTCTTTGAATACCCGGAGAGCTCTGGCCCAGCCAGAGGCATCGCCATCGTCTCGGTGCTGGTCATCCTCATCTCCATCGTCATCTTTtgcctggagaccctgccccAGTTCCGCGCCGACGGTCGCGGAGGAGGCAATGGTGGTGGGGCTGTGAGCGGCGGTGGGGGCGGTGGCTCTCTGATTTCCAGGGgcagccaggaggaagaggaggatgaagaggagtCTTATGCATTCTCCCCGGGCCTCGCCCCTGGGGCAATGGGGACAGGAGGCTCCGCCTCGCTCAGTGCTCTGGGAGGCTCCTTCTTCACTGATCCCTTCTTCCTTGTGGAGACGTTGTGTATCGTCTGGTTCACGTTCGAACTCCTCGTGCGCTTCTCTGCCTGCCCCAGCAAGCCCGCCTTCTTCCGAAACATAATGAATATCATCGACCTGGTGGCCATCTTCCCCTACTTCATCACCCTGGGCACCGAGTTGGTGCAGCAACATGAGGCAGCCAGCGGTGGGGGTGGGCAGAACGGGCAGCAGGCCATGTCTCTGGCCATCCTCCGGGTGATCCGCCTCGTGCGCGTCTTCCGCATCTTCAAGCTCTCCCGCCACTCCAAGGGGCTGCAGATCCTGGGCAAGACCCTGCAGGCCTCCATGCGGGAGCTGGGCCTGCTCATCTTCTTCCTCTTTATCGGCGTCATCCTCTTCTCCAGCGCCGTCTACTTCGCAGAGGCTGATGATGACGACTCGCTTTTCCCCAGCATCCCAGATGCCTTCTGGTGGGCGGTGGTCACCATGACCACGGTGGGCTATGGGGACATGTATCCCATGACCGTGGGGGGCAAGATAGTGGGCTCACTGTGCGCCATCGCCGGGGTCCTCACCATCGCGCTGCCCGTGCCAGTCATCGTATCCAACTTCAACTACTTCTACCATCGCGAGACGGACCACGAAGAGCAAGGCCAGTATACCCACGTCACCTGCGGGCAGCCTGCACCGGATCTGAAGGCCACTGACAATGGACTTGGCAAACCTGACTTCCCGGAAGCCACTCGGGAGCGCAGGCCTAGCTACCTTCCCACTCCACATCGGGCCTATTCTGAGAAAAGGGTGCTTACTCAGGTTTGACCCGATGGGCAGAGCCCCTACGGGGGTGCCCCAGCCTGGGCAATCTCTGTGGGGCTTCCTTCTCCTCGACCAGGCCACCCATCTCCTAGTTCCACTGGACTTCTTAGCTCCCTGCCCTGGAACCTGGTCCATGATATCCAGGGCTCTGATCCCTGCAGCATCCAAGGTTCATCCATCCTAAGGGATATTCTGACATTCCAATGGTGCAACTTAGTCATGCCCAGTGTCTGTCATCACCTGGATGAGACATCCATTTCTTCCCCCAAGACTTCGAGTTTTCACTTCTGGGACTTGTAAATATCTCTTGGAATGGCAACCGGAGGGACAGACACCAGCCATCCTTGGGTCTAATCCTCCCTCCACCCACCTTTGCTTTGGGGCATGCACCTGTCTGAAGCTGGATGGCAGTCACGGTGCTCAGCTTGCGTTTTTTCAGACCTGTGCCCATCACATCTGGGCATCCCGCAGAAGATCCTCGCTGGAGTTTCCAATTGCACACACTCAATTTCCTTTCTCGTCTTTTGTTGGAATTAGAGGAACATACAATGACCCATGGCCATGTGGAGGTTTCAAGGCTTAGTCCTGGGTCACAGGGGGCCGTGGGTCCTTCCAGGTGTGTCCCAACACTGGAGACGCTGGTGTTTGATCTGGATTGAGACTCTCCATCCGGTTCTGATCCCCAACTCTCTCTAGTTTTCAGGAAGGAAGGTTTTTGGAGCCGAacactcttgttttgttttgttttgtttttgtgcaaGTGCCTTCCTGGATGGAGAAATTGGTAAACGGGGCAGCATGTTGGCAAGAGAAATGGCAAGGATAGTCAGGCATCTGGCTGAACCACAATTCTATGGCCAAGTATTGCTTTGGTAGCGCAGGATCtcattgcagacagcagcctAGTCTCCCTTGTGTTTCCCAAACTCTTCTCTGGCTCTCCTGGTTTCTCCCTGGGtttcagctgctgcttttttcagACCAAGTCCATCTTCACCCTATAGACAGGTGAAGGCAAACCTTGGGTGCCAGCAAGGGTTTCTTCCTTTTGTATTGGCTCCTTTTGTATGAAGGATGTGGTTTAGATGAGAAGCCATTCATTGTTCTTTTACGGACAACCTCATGGGTCAGAGaccttttgttgtttttgtgctgaatccagccaccatgtgccacCTCAGCCCTCAGAGGTGCAGCCAGTCTCCTCTAACTGATAGGAACGAGGTGGGGTTCCCACTTTTGCCACCTCAGCCCTCGGAggtgcagccagcctcctctaacTGATAGGAACCAGGTGGGGTTCCCACTTGGGCCAAGCCATCTTCTGTGGTGAAGCAACTGCCATCCATTGCACCTGCCTTGTCCCACCTCATAACTTTGATAAACTATGATGGACTCTTCTGAATTCTCCCTGGTGCAGTTCTGAGAACAAAATGACTGTTAGCACATTTTAAATTGATTTCTATGCTTGAAGACTCTAGGatcagggtttttaaaaattatttttctcaagaAGCAACTTAGAAGGGACAGccttgcaggaggaggaggtgttGGAAAGACACTGTAGCTGTTCTCTGTGCCAGGTTTAAGCCTGCATGATGCCTTTATTTTCAGGGTGATTTGGTGCCCCCGTGTCTACACCTATGAAATGGGAGTGTGAGCATCTtactccagccccagcctcctgggAGAATGCCAGTGAGCTCATCTGGGAGGTTAGGAGCAACGCTAGGCAAACATGTGAGTTTTAGGAGTGGTTTGATTTTTTGTTTATCTAACTGCCTGCTCCAAGACTTCCTTGCTTGGATCCAAAGCCCAAGAATAAGCTATTGTGAGCCATTCATTCCTTAAGTCCGTTCCTCTGTGGCTTTTTATCTGCAACCCTTTTCCTTACCCTTTGGAAGGGAGGATTCTCTTCGGAGTCGTTCATTAGGTCCCTCCCTGGCTGACCAGAGCACACCCTGCCTGGGAACATGTCTTCTGCGGACTTGAACCACAGCAGTAGACAGAGCACAAGAGAGCTGCTTCCCACAccctctgcacctgctccaggCTGGATGGGGAATGCCTTAGAAAGGTCCACGCAGAGGGATGCTCCCAGCTGAGGGTAATGTTGGGATGGATGCACCTGCTTGTGTCGATGGGCGTGTAATCATCCTTACCACCACCCTTAAGACAGCCTTCCTTTTGCAAGTCAGAACAGGCCTGAACCTAAAAAGGTTTGTGGCGAGCTGGAATCTCCAGGGATTCTGGTTGCCATAGCAACCTTGCAGCCCAGTCTATTCCGGCTTTGGGCACTGAGGGAGAACAGGGCACAGATTCCTAGCTTCTCAAATGGGAGCACCTCTCGCATATTGGCTTCAGGGCTGGTTTTGACAGGATAAGGATGGGTCACTTTCCTTCTCTGgacttttctttctgatttccaTATCTGGCTATTGAAGCTGCCATGACTTCCCTTGGACTCTTTATAAATTGAACACTAAGCTACCCACGGTTAAACCAACGTTGATGCCATGATCAAATGTCAGAGTGGGAGCCCTGGGAGAGCATGGTGTTCCCCTGCGGCAGCAGGCGGGCCGGGCTCTGCACCGGAAGGCTCTTCCCAGCTCccccagaggcagagagaatgccTCTCACTGCTCCCAGGGCACAGCCTGGCTCGCAATTTCAATCTCCACTGTGGTCCTTGCCAAGACGCTGGAGGAGAACGAAGAGGCTGTGGCATGACTTGGTTTCTGTGAAGGATGGTCTGGCGGATGAGGCCTCTCTGACTCCGAGCTGCATTTTGTGGATTTTATGTGCTGTGAGCTGCTGTAACAGCTGGCATGGCAGCTCCCAGCTGCCAGAAAAGGTGGGGTCCACACCTCCCTTACACCTGACTCCAGCCGATGGTAGGAGGTTGCTCCTCAGGGACTGCCTGGAACAGCCCACCCCTGCCTGCAACCAGGGATACTCCTGCCGCCTGTGTGTCCCTGGACACTGCCAAGGGCCAGCTGGCCAGCTCTGCGGCTAAGGTAGGCTCTGCTGAACGGAATTCctttcctggctcagctcaggcagaactagggctgggtgggggtggaAGAGAGGCTGAGAGCACCGCTTTGGTCTTTGATTCCTTGGCTTACTCTCCCAGTCCTCTGAGTCTGTTCTCTTACTGCTGCCCTTTAACCATCACATCATTTCCCCTGTGTTACCTGCTGTCCTTTTTCATTCCCACATTTTCTGctattctttcttcctctggtTCCCTTCCTGTTGGCTCTCCCCACCTGCTGTGTGAAACTCAActtcctcgtgtgtgtgtgtgtgtgtgtgtgtgtgtatatgtgtgtgtgtgtgtgtgtgtcttcccctGTCTCCAGCTTGTTGGTGACTGGGAACCCTCCTGTATTTTGTGTGGACTTTGTACTCTGCACTGTAGGTCTCCTAGGGTCCagggtgtgagggtgtgtgttCAAGGGGTGCACCCACCTTCCCCTGGCATCTCAGGAGCCCATCCCTTCCTACCATGCCCAACACTGCAAGATGAGGTTGAAGAGAAAAGGTTTATGAACCTACAAGGATAAAAGAggtgggaaggaaagagagagagagagactgagagagagagaatgtatctgTAAGTTGGAGATGAATTCTGTGCTGTCCAGCCTTGAAATGTATCTGCCTTTTTATGTCACGCAAAGTGGCGTGACATAAAGGAACAGCAGAGCTATTAAAATAGGAGAGGCCTTAGAGGAAGACACAGAATTGGGGTGGGCCTAGAGGAAGCTGTAACCTTGGACTGCCCTTAATTCACTCAAAGACTTCTTCAGTGTCCAGCTGGCTCTCTGGTGCACGAAGTTGAAACACAAGGACATGATGTAGTCCCCAGCAGCATAAGGTGCAGCTGCCGGGGGCAGCGGGGGGCTCATGATGATGGAAACTGAGGTCCATCCCAGACCCTGGGCATGGAGTCTCATTGCTGGAGGTCACAGTGCAGAGCACGGCCGGCCTGGACCAGAGCATCAGCTTGGCGCAAGGGGCtggaggctgtgctgtgctgctggtcCCAGAGAGAGCTGCTGGGGATCATGGGAACATTCTGACGTCGAATCATGCTGACAGTTGCCACAGTTCCTCGCAACAACCTAAAAACTCACTGAGTTGTGAAAAATAAAGACACACGAGTCCACTAATAACCCGGGAGCTGCCCATCTGTGCTGGGAGGCGGTTTGGTTTTGTACGTCAGACGGTGGGATGGCTGAGGCTAGACTAGCCTGGATGTGTGTGGAATAGGGTTACAGCATTGTTCTGTCACCTGGGGGACCCTTGCAAGTTTTCTTGCAGTTCACATGCAATTCCTAGAACTGCtgcgtgtatttgtgtgtgtgtttacttcaTATGAGTGTGCAAATAATGGGATTCATATTTCTTTTGCTCTAATGCTGGTCAGGTCTTTTTCTTTGCGGGGATAGGAGGTGAACTGCAGAACACAGTTTCTATGGTTGGAATGACGGGATGTGTGGTGGATGTTATTTATCATAGAGGACCAGGGCAGTGTGAGCGTGCTTGCCAAGGAGCTTAACAAttggctgggaaaaaaaaaaaaccctcactttTCCCCCTGTACCCAGACAAACCAGCACTCCATCTGATTTCTGTACCTGTTAACTCAGTTCCTTTGGAAATGGCCTAAGAGCACAGGTTTGGTTTTTCTCTGCTACGCTGCCATTCTCCTCTCATGAGTCTTAAACTAACAGCCTGGTGACGATGATGGGTGGGCCCATCAGTCTTGGTGCTTTGGGTGAACAAAAGCAAGGGGAGGTAACAGCTTgcatctctcttgcttttctcgGCACCGTGGGTCTGTGCTGTCACTTGCCTAGTGCAAAGGgttcccccctcctctctctttcggACTTTACTTCAGGTTCCGTCTTCCTGCCTGACCTTCAGGATCGCTTCTGCCCGTGCATGGAGCCTTATTTCTACCTGTCAGGTCTTGACCCAAACATCGCGAGACTCTCCAGGAACGCCATCCTCCTGGGGCAGCCTGGTTGGCATGGCTGTCCTTGCTGATTGGATTTGACCATGAGCTCCACCATGGACAGGGGAGCGCGAATCAGTTCCACAAGGCATGGTCACTTGGAGGAGGATGGGAAGGCAGGTCTTTCTTACGGCACTGGGAGGCTTTGCCCGTCTCTGGCTGCTTCTGTGTGCACAGATACCTTGTGGCAGAATCAGGTCTGGAGCTTGGAGGCGGGGCAGAGACTGGATCTTCCTGACACAGGCTCCTGGGAATCAGAACAGATGGGCTTGTGTTCTCCTGTTGCTGGGTTGCCCGCTGAGCTGCTTTCCCCATCTGCCCTTGTAGTCCTTGTGGGGTTGGAAGCTGTCATGTTTTCCAAGTTCCTTTGCCTGAGGGGCTATTCTGTCCATTTCTTTGTCCTTTCCTGATGCTTTCcatggcatcccatagggacgtGGGAGTTTGCCAGAGGATCCGACTGCCCTGTTCCcagaagaaaacaacagaaagtcACCTGTAATTCAGAGTTGGCTCTGATCTTGACTGCCCACTGCCCCATGGGGGAGTCTAGCCCCACTACTGTATGACAGCCACTTGGCTTTCTTACAAACACACCCATGTATCATTGCAATTAAAGCCATGATTCTGGGCCTCCAGCACATGCACAATGGCTGCCTGCCCCTGGAACACACCATGTAGAACCTTAACACTTCTTCCCGAGGCTGCAAGCAGTGCAGATGGTCTTGGCTCACCAAGGAGAGCCATTTCCAAAGGAAATTGAGTCATGCTGGTCTGCTGACACTATTTTTGACATACTAGCTGTTGTCTCAGGGCTTGACGACTGCTGTTTCCAGGCGTCAAACAGCAGAGATAGATACGGTCACTTTGAAAAATCAGCCACAAGATACAGCCCTACGCTGGGAGGGGTATAGGGTACACCATCTCCTGTCTTAcctcccccatcccagcccactaCCATGCATCCTCCAGAGTGGTCACcaggccagcaggcagcagaCCCCAGGCTTCCTGCAGCTTGAGAACTTGACCTTCACAGAGACCCAACATGATCCAGAAGGGTCCCAGGTACAGAATCTAAAGCATTGTATACCTTGAGAATGTGGTTAAGAGCagggtggctggagctgggtgccAAATTCAAATCTGTACTGTGCCTGGGCACAGTGTACAAGGCCTGACTCCTCATTTTAGTTTCCTTTTCCAGTCTCCTTGGCCATTTGGAGGATTATGTGAGTTGTAATCTACATTCTGCATATAATGGCATGAGCACTGTGTATAAGGGCAGCCATGCCGAGTGTTATGTTGCCTGACAATAGCTGAGGAGCCACATGGGTGGGGCAGAGTTTTGCTCTTTGGCAGCAAAAGAGAATGGACGTGCAGAGGGCTTGTGACAAGCGCAAGGGTCTACAATTCTCTGTGGCCCACTGGCAGGTGGAACAGAAGGAATGCAGTAAGCAGCAGGAGAGACTGCTGCTGAGGCTTTTGAAGGAGCTCCAACCCAGTGCTTATAGGCCATGCTTCTCCCACAGAGCCCTGATAGCCCAgggagacacacactcacactcacactcatactcacacattcacatacaGTGGCAGAACGCCTGCGGAAAAAAGGGTATTTCAGGGTAAGTTGATGTTGGTGCATTCTTTAAGGTGCATGCATGGTTTTTTTAATCACATGCATTTCTCATGAAATATTTGGACAGTACTTGTGTGCATGTGCTTGAAGCTTCCTTGCATCAGAATAAATTTACCTGTTAATGGATTTTTCCATCAACCTTTGGAGCCACATACGTGTATACATGTAACACATGCAGCTCACGAGTAAAAGTACAGTATCTCTCCACTAAGTCTTCATTTCTCCCATCACAGTTTCCCGCCTTtgatcctcatccacaagcttcAGTCTCTTCCCCAGGCACGTTGATATCCTATCGTGACTCTTTAGCATCTGTTGgagtgatccagcttcctcctcctctttaagATGGAGGGAACAGGAGGCCCCAGAGTGGAGAGAAGTTGGCTTCTCCTGCTCATGGGCCATGCCTTCCTCACCCCCCAACACTGACTAAGTGACTCTTCACTGGCTCTCCTTGGGCTCTTGGCACAGGCTGGAATGCTGAGCCCACTCTCAGCTCAGTCCCTGGAGCTGCCACAGCTTCTCCCCAGGACCCCAACCCATGGCAAAGCAGCATTGTCTGCCCTCCTGTTTCTGGGTTCATGGCAGCTCGACCCACCTGCCCTTGCAGTTCAGTGTGCATCAACTTGTTAGCTGTGCTTTATTGACCTTCTGTAAACTTTGCTGAATTGTCTGTAAAATGCGGACTCGAAACCCACTTACCTCTGGTAGTTGTTGGGAAGTTCAAGTGAGGCTCTCAGGTAAAGGGCTTAGCTAAGCACAGTTCTTCCTGTCATCAGTCAGCAGAGAGGGTGACCCGGAGGGCCTTCCTGTGAGAGGGGCTGGCACCACTTATGTGCTCAGAGGATGGCAGGGTCCCCGCCTACTTCAGTGTTGTTCTCTGTGTCAAACACCTCAATGAAGTGGGATGCAGAAaatagggtgagggttaggatgTATATATGAATGGGTTCTAGTTTGGTCCCACAAGGTATATTTACAACCAAACCAGAATGAGGATTCTTGTTCGACCCAGAGCCAAGGGCAGTGTGGAGGGTTGCACATGGACCAATGGGACAGCCAAGAGCCATAGCAAATGCCTGTCATTAGGAAGCAGGGAATTGATGCAGAGAAGTCGAATGTTGAACCCAAGCTTGGGGCACAGctgattctggcatcccaaaaTGTGTTGCTCTAAACACAACATGTTTTTCCATGGGAAATGGAAACTGAATGattacttaaacattttttttgtgtgaaTGACTTTATTCATTTCTACCCAACCAGACTTAGCAAGAGCTGCCCACAGGAAAGACAGCTaattgaattttaatttcatctttcccTCCCTGGGCTTTCCAGGATagagaggcagcagagctggctaGAGAAACTCAGAATCAGCTAAGTGTCCTTGGGATTATTAAGGATTGTGCTAGAGCTTGCATACAGTTTGAGTGTCTCCCAAAGGGACCATGAGGGGTGCATAAGCCCTCAGCACGGTGGTATTGGAACACTGGGCAGCCTTTAAGAAGTGGGTCCCAGTGGGAGGTCCTCATTTAATCAAGAGATTAAGGTCATTCTCACAAGACCCCTTAGAATTCTCCCAAAGAGGTTGCTGTGCTGCCTCTTGGCCTGGGATAGGACTATTTGCTTTCAAATGATCCCTGCCATGGTGCAATGCAACCAGAGACAGATCCCACCCACGCTTGCATTACAGATGTCTCTTTAGACCTAAACTTCAAGAACTGTGAGCTAAGAAACCTCCTTTCCTTAAAGTCATCCCGCGTCAGGCATAGGGTTATGGTGATGGCCAGTGATCCCATACAGGTAGTGATGATAGTGATGCTGGGGAGGACCAAGGACATCTTAGCATGGGGCAAAGAGGTTTGAATCCAGGCTGTCAACCCCCTGGGCTTCTGCTCTCGCTCACTGAAGAGCTCTTCCACCTCTCAGGGCTTTCGTTTTTTCTGTTAAAGGTACTAGGGTGAAGGAAATTACCCAACCTCCAGGAACTGTTACAGCCACTCAAAAGTCAGACCTTCAGCAACTAGGTATGTGATACATGCATATCTAATGATCTTTCTCACTTTGTCATTATGGCTTTTCTGCCCCAACAGTGGCCCCGTATCAGCGATTTAGTCATTAGAAACTTGATTGTCAcaggggtgactcatgtgaaggGGCTAAATGCCCTTGTGGACTGAAAAATACTTCTGGACTAAAAAAAGCCAGCAAAAGAGAATATCCAGGGATTCCAGCAAGTTCCTTCAGAAAGAACTCAAGGTGGTGATTTATCCATTCTGAGTCCTGGAATGGGCAAGAATGACCAACACACTCAGGTTGTGTGACTGAGCACGGAGAAGTCAAGAAACCTGACTCTTGGTTTGCTTGTCCTCTGGGCTGACCTTGAGGGATGAGTGAGCTATGGGAGAGACGCAGATGCGGGCAGAGAGCTCTTCCTCCAAAGCTGAGCAGGTTCACAGGTGAGCTTTCCATGTCATTCACGAGGCCTGCTGTTCTGTGGAAGATGATGGCTGAGCACGTCCCAATTTACCGACAAGGCACTTGCTCTGTGGATCACATTTCATGAATGTGTGGAATCAGCCAGTAAGCTGGCTGACTTCTCTTAATGGTTCCCAAAGAGAGAAGGCAGCAAAGTGAACGTGGAGTCATCAAACAGGAGACTAATACAAGTCACAGGACCTGCTCCTCTGCTTTGCATTAAAAAGATTCCCTAAGTATCCCAGGCTTGTTCTGAAAAGTCCCCAGAGAAAGAAAACCCATAACGTAGACTGCTTCCAGTTGAACGTGGGTCTTTCTTGCCGTGATATTTGTTGTTCTATCTCAGCTACACATCTCCTGGTGTGATGTCAACCTCCTTCCTCccactttgtctttttttgtgaAATGGACACATAATGGATCCATGACCTGGAATAACTCACATTGGTTTCTCAAAATATGATCTGCAAAGCTGACATTCCCATGGAGACTGCCCAGGCACCAGGTTGCAGAATTACTGCCTCCTGGAGTCACACGGCGTATAGGAACAGGCAATTAAAGGCTCTGAGAAGTCCTGCAGCACATAAATGCATCTCACTTCTTTAACCCGGAGACTTTCAAATTACCCTTTTCATTTTCTAGTAACTTCTGTCTACTTCTCATAATAATTGATATATAAGGAATACACTCTGATGAACTCAAAGATGTTTGAAGCTCCTTGCAATGGATCAGAGTCAACAAGGCCTCAagtataatatttttattataaactcTTATTTATCTTTTTCCCATGCTATAGACTTACATGCCtatcttccctcccctcccactttttaagaaatatttatttatttgtttgaatggcagactGACAGAAAGATACTCATATAGACACACACTGAGCTGTTTcatgtgcttgttcactccctagatggtctcaagagtcaggtctgggtcacacagaagtcaggaaccaggagcttactctgggtctcctgtgtggccgccagaggcccaagcacttgagccatcttctgctgccttgtaTGGCcatgaccagggagctggattggaagtgcaggagtcaggacatgagcaggcattcacatgggatgctggtgttgttgcAGGTGGCTTATCTCCAtgtgccatgacaccagcccctcCTACTAGATGCTTGTCATTCTTGGGAGGTTGTTGACTTTGGACATTTGGCTTATTTCTAAAATGCATGCTTGTCCACTCCTTCACCAGCTGACCCATATTGACATCCCTTCTTCTGTGGGTTTTGCTTCTGCGCTTAGCAGCAAAAGATGAAGTCGTTGT
Above is a window of Ochotona princeps isolate mOchPri1 chromosome 27, mOchPri1.hap1, whole genome shotgun sequence DNA encoding:
- the KCNA6 gene encoding potassium voltage-gated channel subfamily A member 6 — encoded protein: MRSEKSLTLAAPGEVRGPEQEQQDAGDFSEAGAGGGCCSSERLVINISGLRFETQLRTLSLFPDTLLGDPGRRVRFFDPLRNEYFFDRNRPSFDAILYYYQSGGRLRRPVNVPLDIFLEEIRFYQLGDEALAAFREDEGCLPEGGEDEKPLPSQPFQRQVWLLFEYPESSGPARGIAIVSVLVILISIVIFCLETLPQFRADGRGGGNGGGAVSGGGGGGSLISRGSQEEEEDEEESYAFSPGLAPGAMGTGGSASLSALGGSFFTDPFFLVETLCIVWFTFELLVRFSACPSKPAFFRNIMNIIDLVAIFPYFITLGTELVQQHEAASGGGGQNGQQAMSLAILRVIRLVRVFRIFKLSRHSKGLQILGKTLQASMRELGLLIFFLFIGVILFSSAVYFAEADDDDSLFPSIPDAFWWAVVTMTTVGYGDMYPMTVGGKIVGSLCAIAGVLTIALPVPVIVSNFNYFYHRETDHEEQGQYTHVTCGQPAPDLKATDNGLGKPDFPEATRERRPSYLPTPHRAYSEKRVLTQV